The sequence CGCTGACACGGAGCCCTGGCCCTTGTTGACATCACTGATGCACACCCACTGCCCGTCAACCGACTCCTTCCACAGGGTCACCTGCAAGTCAGTGCACAAGCAGATTATCATGGGTCTGAGGCCTTCCCTCCGCTGTCCCCTAAATATGAGCCTCATCCCCATCAAGAACCACTGCCCAGAGGCTTGTGGATGAACAGAGCATGTCCCTCCTCCACTGAAATCCCACCAAAATGAGAGTCCAGGAATAAAAACTCACAGAAAAAAAGGAGTAACAATAATAGCAGCTGTGGATGATGATGTCAACACAGGATACTGTTTTCACCAAACTGTGACAGAGCTACGGTAACAGGATATGGGGTGGCAGGGAGCAGGGTTTGTgaagtgtggtccccagaccagaGCATCGgtcacctgggaacttgctaCAACTGTAGATTCTTGGGGCCTGGAACAACTGATTAAGAAGCTCTCGGGGTGGGGCTGGCAATCTGTTTTAACAGGTGTAACAACGCTGCAGTTTGAAAGCTACTGTGGTAGAGGAAGGTAACATTAGTATGTTTCTACACTGAAGTAAACTGTGTAAGAAATAGCTAAGAGCTGAAAAGATTTGCCCCTGGAGAGTGAAAATTAGGAggctgcattaaaaaaaatcaatctaggccaggtgtggtggctcccagcagtttgggaggctgagatgggtggatcacctgaggccaggagttcgagaccagcctggccaacaaggtgaaaccccgtctctactaaaaatacacacaaaagaactagccgggcttggtggcaggcacctataatctcccagtggggaggctgaggcaggagaatcgcttgaacccaggagacggaggttgcaatgagccaagactgccagtacactccagcctggacgacagagtgagacgcgatctcaaaacaaaacaaaaaacaaaaacaatctaaAGCTATGTACATATATtagtttcattaaaaatgaaaataatgattttgaTTTTAAGAACTCTTGCTTTAGGGACACACTTTATTCACTCAACACACTGCAGAAAACTCTCGGATTGAAAACACTAAGTCCTTTAACTAAGGGTGCTATGGAGACAGCAAAAGGAAATAGGcttataaagaaggaaagagcaaGAAGCCTAAATGCATAGTGACGGGGACCCCAACACATTGCATGTACAGTCAGGCACTTGCTTACAGCCTTGTAGAAATCACTGTGGGCCTGCTTGAGGCAATCTGGTCCCTTGGTCTGTCCTGAGTGCCATCAAACCTGGGTTCTAGTCCTGACTGGCACTCACTAGAAATATGGCTTTGAGAGGGGGCCTGCTAGATCTTTCTGGGACCACTGTAGATGAAAGGGACCCTCGGTCAGAAAAGCTGCCTGCAGAGGCTCTCAGATCTGCATGCCCATGTTCACAGctgcactattcgcaatagctaTGAGGTGGCAGCAGCCCAGGTGCCCGCTGGTGGAGGAATGAGTGTAGAAATGGGGTGTAGGCTGTCCATACAATGCAACACTACTTAGCTTTACAAAGGAAGGAATTCTGACACGTGCTACATACAGCATGGAGGCACCTTAAGGGCATACTGCTAAGTGACATAACCCAGttgcaaaaggacaaatactgtatgattccacttaggTAGTTCCCTAGAGCAGTCACATTCACATAGACAGAAAGGAGAAGGGTGGCTGCCAGCGCTGGGGGGTGGGCAATGGGGAAGGGAGTTATTTAATGGGTACGGAGTTTCAATTTTGCAgttgaaaagagttctggagatcagCTGCTTCTCTGCCTTGCCTGTGTTGGTTGTGCTGTGAGCTACACAAATGAAAGGTAAGACATGGAGCCAAAGTGGCCACTGGGAAACAGTAAAAGACCAACACAGGCAAGGGAGAGAAGCAGCAAGGGCTGGCAGGATCCAGACCAACTCGCACTTCAGACGCAGAGCAGATGTGCCTGAAAACGCAGCACAGCCACTCCATGTGGAACTGACCCTGTGGAGTTAGGGATCCTCTGTCTTACAGGGGAATTCAGCTGGGCAGATGGCCGTGGCTTGTTACTGCTTCCTTTCTGCGAGTAATTTTTCCTTCTAATTGTAAAATACACGTAACATAAAATGATCTTGGCCATTTTTAACTGCACAGTCCAGTTGTGTGAAGTACATTTGTATCCCTGTGCAGCTggtctccagaactctttttagCTGCAAAATGCAAACTCTTTCAATGCACCCACTGTGTACCTGACTCTTACCAGCATAACAAGTATTCATAAActctacagatttttaaaaagccttttaagTGTTAGGGACAAAAAAAAGTCCCCAATCTTCTCGCTTTTGTTTATGGGTTCTCATACACTTACTTTTTTGGCACAGCTAATTGAACATCGCCATGAGGTGACCAAATGGTTAGCAGGGTGATGAGCCTGACTGGCCCTGCCACCTCATAGTTTTGGGACCCCCATGCAAGTCAAATCGCCTCTGTCAGcttctttcctcatctgtgaaaggggGACATACTAATACTACCTTGGGGGCTGTGACATTAATGATGTAACTAAGAGGCACACTCAGCACACAGCCCTGGCTGAGGCTCCTTCCCAGCCTGCAGTCAGGTGGGAATGTCAAGTGCGCTCTCTAGTGGGCGGGGTGAAGACCAACAGGCCATGTCCACCAAGCCGTGGGGAATGGGTATGTACCTTATTGTCTCCACCGGAGACAGCCAGGATGTTGGCTGTGATGGACCAGCTCACATGCCACACCACATCATTGAACTTGTGCAACAATTTAGGGGACCACGTATTGCCTGAGGCATCATCACAGGTCCAAATGAACACACGACCGTCCTAGGAAGAAACAGGATAGAGTCAGGAGATGGGGGCGAGGCTGTGTTTGTGATGTCCTCCCCATCTAGAGCCACGCAGCACCTCTCTGCAGGCACAGGGTGGGGGATTCAAAGGGGAGCCAAGGACCTCTGGGGCATCCACAGCTTTGCTTCTGTCTCTTCACACTGGTCAAGAGTGTCCTGGATTCCTTTTCTCATCCAGGTTTCGGAGGTGGACTCTGCGTTGCTAACTCAGATTTTCTCTGGGGTTTTCCTGATGCCTGCTAAGTCACCTCCACTGGCTATCTATACCTTCTCAACTGAATGGGCAGAGCTCTCCAAAAACCAAGCTCCGAGAATGAGAAGGCACAAGTGAAAAGGCACAAAAATCTCAAATTTAGAACCAAACCAAACAGGTTCCTATGATGTGAAAGGCCTGGCTGGCTCCCTCTAGGGTGGTGGCATATAACTAAAGGCTCGCCCTTGGTGGTCCTTGCTGTCTGGGAAGGGTGGCTCGGTAGCTGAGCCTAGAATTCCCATCCCTTCCCATCCCGCCCCATCGTTGCTTGGGAACACTCGGAACTGCACCTGGGCACCTTGGCTCCCTAGTGTCACAACGGGCGGGAGGGAAAATTCATCCCGAATCCACCTCCTGCTTGGTGCTGGTTCTGTTGTAGCTCTCTCATCTCAGTGGAGGCAGACCACTTGTGGCTTCTGACCCAGAGTTCCCCACACGATGACCTGACTCCCTGTGCTCTGGGCCAAAGGTGCCTGTTGCTCTCCCTTTACCTTCACAGAGGACTTTCCGCTAAGGAGACTAAGAGCTGATGGGCCTGACTCGAGACTACATGACAAGAGATGCTCTCATGGCCCTGGGCTGACCTGGGAGCAGCTGGCGATGGTGCTGGTGGGCAGGCCGATGGAGGGGGCCCAGGCCACATCTCGAACCCAGTCACTGTGCGCTTCTAgcttctgctcctccttccactggccatcctcctcctccctaaCAGCGGGGACAGAAAGAGAATCAGCAGGGAGCCACCTGGGGGCCTTTCCCACACCTCAACTCCTCCCCTACCCAACAGGATCTGCCTGGGGTGGAGAAGCGATtccatctttcttctttcattcatgGAGTTTGTGGCATTTTATTCCCTTCACCCCAGCCATAAAAAAAACCCTCCAGGAAATGCTCTGCTTCCACAGCCAGAGAGTCAGCTCCAACAGTTGGGAATTAGGTGAACAGGTGTTGTGTTGTTTTTCAAGGATGTCCTTCGACAGATTGAAAACAGTATTTTACtggcaggagggagaaagaaaggtgACTTTGTTTCTTGTGAGTGTGGCTGAGTCATGGTGAGTAGGGTAAAGGGCAGAAATGTCCCCTTAAATAGAAAGTCACATTTCCCTACTTACTTCCACAGCTTGATGAGGTTGTCACAGCCACCTGATGCAAACCTCTTGATGTAATTGGGTTTCTGTCCCGAAGGCTGGTCTATGAGGCTTCCAGGTACAACAGCAGGGGCCCAGCTGACGGCATTGCAGCCAATCTGTAAAGATGGAACACATGGTGACTCTGCCTTGCAAGAGAACACTGCTTTCGCAGACCCAAGCCTGCTGTCCCTCTCTCCTCCGCTTCTCAGGACTGGACTGTGTGTGAAGGCTGACATGAAGCACTCATCATGTGGTCCACTGCTCAGAATTCTCCCTCAAGGATCCCAACAGTGTGTGCATTTCTCTGCAGTGTGcactaaaagtagaaattaagaaCTCCCACAAATTTAAGAAACAGGACATTTTTTAAACACATGAAAGAACAGTACATTGGagcttttttaagaaaaatcttttaTTATAAATGGATCAACAAAAATTCTGCCACCTGCCTGAAAAGCCCTGTCATTATGCCCTTCCTAATCACAGCTCCCTCTACAAGTAACCACTGCCCTGACTTCTAACCCAGTTTCCCCCCTTTTATCGCCCAAATGTGCATCCCTTGACACTACAGTCTTatccattaaacatttttttggattttttttttttacatctcctactttgcagattcctcctctgatttttttccttacaaTTTTTCTGAAGAGAGTCTAGTTTCTCGGTCTGGGTTTTGTTGCTTTATATGCAGTTCAATATGTTCCTCTGAATTCCTGAAAACTGTCAGCTGGAGCCAAGACTGGAGAGACTCAGGTGTGATCCCTTTGGCCAAGACTACAGCTGGTGTGTTCTCTCATCAGGAGGCACGTTAGATTGTCTCTTATATTAACAGCTGTCAATAACTCAGGCTTCTCTGAATTCACTGGGTCTTGCAAAATGGTGATACTCTAATTCTATCCTTTCTTTGTCATTTATTCCATGGAATGCTCCAGATAGGGGTACTTCTCATTAACTATTTGGTTACCCGGGGTAGAggtctgatacggtttggctgtgtccctactcaaatctcatcttgaattcccacatgttgtgggagggacccagtaggaggtaactgaatcacggggggaagtctttcccatgctgttctcgtgatagtgaataagtctcattagatctgatgattttaaaaatgggagtttttctgcacaagctctcttttttgcctgctgctatccatgtaagatgtgacttgctcctccttgccttctgccatgattgtaaggcttccccagccacgtggaactgagTTCTCCATCCTCTTTCCTTTggaaattgcccagtctcaggtatgtctttgccagcagcgtgaaaacagactaatacaaggtcAGAAAGGAAAGCCTGGATAAACGCTTGATTCTTTCTGAACTGGTTCTGTCACTTTCCAAAGATGACTGATTCtcctctttatttattattaacaaaaactttttttttttttattgagacagggtctcactgtcacccaggctgaagggcaggttggtatgatcatggttcactgcagcctcaaacttcctaggctcaagcgatcctcccaccttggactcccaaattactgggattataggtgtgagccactgcctttttttttttgttttttttgagacggagcctggctctgttacccaggatggagtgcagaggcgcgatcttggctaactgcaacctccacctcccaggttcaagtgattctcctgcctcagcctcccatgtagctgggattgtaggtgtgtgccaccacgcctggctaatttttgtatttttagtagagatggggtgtattagtccattttcaggccgctgataaagacatacctgacactgggtagtttaccaaaaaaagagaggtttaatggactcacagttccacatagctggggaggcctcacaatcatggcagaaggcaaggaggagcaagtcacatttcACATGGATGGCAGCAAAAAGGGAGAGAGCCTGTGCAGGCGAACTCCTCCTCATagaaccagatcttgtgagacttattcactatcaagagaacagaacagcatgggaaagacctccTCCTATGActcaaccacctcccaccaggtaccCCCTGTAACACGTGggcattcaagatgagatctgggtggggacacagacaaaccacatcatggggttttgccatgttggtcaggctggtcttgaactcctgacctcaggtgatctgcctgcctcagcctcccaaagtgctgggattacaggtgtgagccaccgtgtccgccGTGGGCCCAGCCTTTTAACCCTCATTTCATCTTAGTTCTATATATTTATGCTGAAGTCTTTGTAGTCATTTTTGTTGTGTGACATGTATCCTCTAGTAGATTCCGCAGGAAGGGCTCCTAGAAACAGTAgtccctgaatttttttttttttttttgagacagagtctcgctctgtggcccaggctggagtgcagtggcgcgatctcggcttgctgcaagctccgcctcccaaataTTCCCTGAATTCTTGCATATTGATAATAGTTCATATTCTTTACACTtgaaagctaattttaaaaacagctttgaTATGGTATAATTGACATAAACTGCATATCAAGTGCATGATTTGGTGAATTTTGACAAAAATATACCCTGTAGGATCATCACATCACCTCAATCAAGATAAGGAACATGCCCATCATTCCAGAAAGTTTCCTCGATCCCCTGGTAATCCATCTCCCCATCTTGCAGTCCCCAATCTTGGTGACCACGGGCCTGCTCAGCTGCACTTCCTAGATATTACAGCAGTGGAATCACAgtgtgtccttttttttctttttttttcactcagcataattattttgaaatgtattcatCTTCTTATTGTGttaagtcatttctttttaatgctggCAGTATTTCCAAAGTATGGATATATCACAACTTATCAtttacctgttgatggacatgtggACTGCTTGCAGTTTTTGGCtagtaaagctgctataaactttTGTGTATAAGTCTTTGTGTGCACTTGAAAGTCAATTTTCCTGGTTATAAATCCCTGGCCCATACTTTCTTTCCTTGAGTATTTTAAAcatgttattcttttttcttctgcacCAATCCTTACTATTGAAAAGTCTGACAATAACCTAATTGTCTTTTCTCTTTAAGTCACAAGGTTCCTTTTCTCTAGAACCCCTCAAAATTTAAAGTCTAATAATTTTACTAGAATTACATCTTTTAGTTGGtgatgctgggtttttttttttttaagagacagggtctcactatgttggccatgttggtcttgaactcctggcctcaaataatcctcccacctcgatctcccaaagtgctaggattacaggctgaaCCAGCtcgcctggccttgtttttttttttttttgagacagagtcttgctctgttgcccaggttgaagtgtaatggtgtgatctcggctcactgcgacctctgcctcccaggttcaagcaattctcttgcctcagccttccgagtagctgggattacaggtgtgcgccaccacgtccggctaatttttgttatttttagtagagacggggtttcgccatgttggtcaggctggttttgaactcctgacctcaggtgatccgcctgcctcagcctcccaaagtgctgggattacaggctgagccactgcacctggctgatacTGTTAAGTGTAGGGCATGATCTCTCAATCTCAAGTttcaaatctttgttttttaattttaagaaagttttctgGATTACTTTTTGGTAtttgttctgttttcctttccaGGGACTCCTGGTATTCATAGGTTTGACCTTTCTGCCTGTCTTTACTTTTGCTCAAAACCTTTTTACCTCTTCACTTTTTTGCTcttgaaatgtttcctttttcacactgtTTATCCTTTTCAGGCAGGATCTGCTGTGTTTATCGACACTTGCATTTCATCTAACTTAGTCTTTACTtctgaaatgatttttatttctaattctttcctgagttctgtcgccttatttctgatttttaaaatgttgatttatGCTATTCTCTCATGCTTTGTATTGTTAGAATGTCACCTGGCTTGATTTGAAATAGCGGGTTACAGTTTGGCTCTGTTATGTGGGCGTATCTTTCTAACGTACTCTCACTGTCCACAGGGAGGGTATTTTGcgtatttttgtttcttatataaTAACTTTGTAtgatgccgggcgcggtggctcaagcctgtaatcccagcactttgggaggccgagacgggcagatcacgaggtcaggagatcgagaccatcctggctaacacggtgaaaccccgtctctactaaaaaatacataaaactagccgggcatggtggcggcgcctgtagtcccagctactcgggaggctgaggcaggagaatagcaggaacccgggaggcggagcttgcagtgagctgagatccggccactgcactccagtctgggcgacagagcgagactctgtctcaaaaaaaaaaaaaccaaaaaaacaaaaaaaaacctttgtatGCAATTTCACTTCAAAgacttttctgttatttttaggtCAGATGAGTTTTCCTGATAAGAAAGGCTCAGGAAAGTCTAAGCTCAGAACTCTCCCTCGTTTCTGTGTAGTGTTAAAAAATGTGGGAGATGGCTTTCAGGAGTTCctgtctttgtttctcttccCCACGTTGGTCTATCTCATCCTTCCTTTCCTGTGTCCCTATCCAGCTCAACTGTGATTTCATTTCCAGCAGTTCCTCTTCCTGAGGGGGCCTGTCCCAGAGGCTTGCTCTGGAGGATCACAGAGCTCAGATTTCTTCCCGCCCCTTCAGCCTTTCTTATTGTGGGCCGCTTGCATTCACTTGGTGTTAGAGTGCAAACCCCTCCCAGTCATTTCTCCGAAGAtacacaaatagccaataagcccCCAAAAGATGCTTACCATCATCTTTGATtagcaaaatgcaaataaaaatcacaataagggctgggtgcggtggctcacacctgtaatcccagcactttgggagacttaggcaggcggatcacttgaggccaggagtttgagaccaacctgggcaacatggtgaaagcctgtctcctgttgtggcgtgtgcctgtagttccagctgctcaagaggctgaggtgtgagaactgcttgaacctgggaggcggggcttgcagtgagctgagaccatgccactgcactccagcctgggtgacagagcaagactccatctcaaaaaaacaaaacaaaacaaacccaaaaaatcACAGTAAGATACCACCTCACATTCACTAGGACGGCTGTAATCAAAATGACAGACAtatgttagtgaggatgtggagaaagtagaaccctcatacactgctgatgggaatgtagaAGGGTACAGTTACTTTGCaaaacagtttagcagttcctcaaaaagttaaacagaattaccatgactcagcaatttcacAACAGGTATAGacccaagagaattaaaaacatatgttcatGCAAAAACTTATctgcaaatgttcatagcagcattgttcataagGCCAAGAACATCAATCAtgtgatgaatggataaacaaaatgtctaTATTCACCATGGAGtattatccagccataaaaaggaatggagtgCCGATACACGTTATgatatggatgaaacttgaaCTCATTATGCTAAGCAGgagaagccagccacaaaagaCCACAGATTGTCTGATTCTACGTACAACTGATCCtcaatttcatttcattataatgttgacaagataaaaaaaaaaacaactcccaGCGGGGGCCCTGCCTGTGTGGAGTCTGTGCGTTCCCTGTGTCTGCGTGGGCTCTCTCCTGGTCCTCTGGTTTCCTTTCACACCCTAAAGATGTGCATGTTCGCTTCGCTGGTGCGCCTGCATTGTGTGGGGGCGTGTGCGAGTGCTCCGCTGGTGGAATGGTATCCTGTCCAGGGCTGGCTTCTGCCTCATGCCCTGAGCTGCCAGGACAGGCTCCAGCCACCTGTGACCCTCAACTGGAATGagattagaaaaagaataaatactaaTTGTTGTAGAAAACTCATAAAATATCCAATAATCACACAGATGCATGACAGCAAATGATGTGGCATTAGTCATATGAGCCCCCCACACTAGTTATTGTTGGGTTTTGAACTGTGTGGTGGTAGGAGGTAGGACATTGATGTTCGCTTTGCAAACGCTTGTTCCTTGATTGAACCACCAACATCACAACCGCTGTTGCTCACTAATTCATCAAAAGTTGGGTAAAGAATGACcttgtttatattaatatttcttaaatgtatgcatagctcacatactttttaaaaatgttagtaaCACCACTCCATTCTACAGGGTCCCAGTGACTACTACAGGGCATGTCACCTGGACGCAGCCATAGctaaggtggcagtgagcaggcTGCTGCTGCACCTTCCTGGTGCCCAGCCCTCCCTTGCTTGGGAGCAGACAACAAGGAAGCAGTGCCAAGTCCTGCCTGGGCTGAATGAGGCTGGTGCAGCCTGGTCTGGTTTCAGAGCAAAGAGGCCCAAAGCTGCTCTACAGCAATCATGTCTGGTCAGCTGACCCCTCCCCGGCCCACTGCACAGCAGGGACCCTCCCCTGCCACCTTATAGGGAGCCTGCGGACACAGGGCAAGGCAAGCACTCTCACTGCAGGAAAGGCAGGGGCGGGACTCACAGTGTGAGCGTTGTTGATCTTCTTTACTTCCCATTGGCCTTCCCCGGTGTACATCAGCAGGGAGATGGCCCCATCTGAGCTCCCACAGGCCAGGATCAGGCCATAGTCATGGGGGGCCCAGCACACCGAGTTCACTGTAGGAAgagggagagtgcagtgagcaAAGCAGGGAGACCGCGGCCCCAGGTCCCGCCTTCCACAGATTTACTGTTTTACTAAATTTCCACAACAAACAACTGTAGGAGTCACCAGGGGGAAGCTGTAATTTGGTCAACTGAGGACACTGAAAAAAACCCTATCACCTACTAATACCATGATTTCATAACCTACAGTCTATCTAACGAAAAACTGGGTAGGACAACAATCTGAGAATGAAGGGTAGTCCTTAAAATGAATAATCCTGAAGAGAAACTCACttgtcttttcttatttgttttggaCTGGCTTTAGGTCTTAGGGCCTTACTCAGCTGCAGACAGACTAGCAGAAAAGCCAACCAAAGCTCAAGGGACAGACAAGAGGCACCACGAGGGGCAGGGAGCCAGGGCTCCAGCCGGGACAGAGTCCTCCTTTTTTACCCAGTGGTGCCCTCGCCCACTCTGCTGCCATGCTCAGTGTACCTGAGGAGTCGTGTCCCGCGTGCTCGTGGCTCTTCTCCCAGGTGCCATTTTCCTCTCTCCAGATAATGACTTTCCGGTCATAGGAGCACGATGCCAGGATGTTGCCATACATGGGGTGAGCCCAGGCCACTTGCCACACAGGACCCTCATGACTGCAAAGTGAGAGACAGGCCAGAGGAACCCACAGTGCTTCTGCAGGCACTGCTTTGGACAGAACTAAATGGCTCCCTGAGACAATGTATCAGGGCAGAACTGCTTAAGAACTTCAAAGGGAGAGCTACACAATGCCATTTCAAAAGGGGTGCTCAGTGGACAGTGAGGAGCCTGAGGTCCTAAGAGGTTAAGCAACCTAAGGTCACAGAGCCTTTGAGAGAGAGTTGAGCCTCTGGGTCAGCCTTCCAGGCAGGAACCTCACTTGTCCAGACTGCAGCCAGCACTGTCTATATGTACTGTCTACAGCATAGTCATTAATTGGTCCAGGGTTTCCAGCCACAAgtgctcaggaaatatttgtAGACTCACTTGCTATTCATCCTTCCTGACGGTCAGCTTCCTGAGGAGGCATTATCagtttcattttgatattttccaCTACTCTTTTAATTTGTTCAAAAGGCAtgtctttcccttctcttctgaTCTTTATCCATTTACCTGATCACAGGTACTATCTGAGCAAAtgctctgtgccaggctttgTATGGGGACCATTTCTCTGGCCCAGGGAAGGGTTTGCACCTTAGCACTCAAGAGGTAGAGTAGCGTGGTAGAGTTAGTGGTTAGGAGACCAGCCCCATTCCCCCATTCACTAGCTCTTGACTTTAGGCAAGGATATTTTTGTCTCTTTACCTGAAAATGGAGAAATCAATAAGAATTCTTTCATAAAGTTTGGAACAATGCttggtagaaggaaagaaaaaagccacTCAATACCCATTAGCTATTAGTGCTGCTCCTGGTTTACTCCTTCACTGTGGGCTGCACACACTCAagtctcctcctccctctggctgGGACAACAGAACATTCCCAGTCCCTACAAAGGTGCTGCTAATGAAACTGTGAATAGACTCAAACTTCCAACAACTAGCACAGTTTTTACTAAGGCAAAAAAGAATGGGGTGGGAATGTTTTTTATCCCTCCAATATTTCACATCCTTTGAATGTAAGAAAAACAGCAGAAAGGACAGAGCCACAGCAAACATAACTGCCTTGGCCAACAAGCTGCACTGCGGCAGCTCTCTGCCTGCCCAGGGGCTCCTGCATAGAGAAGCCCGATTTGGCTCCTCAGCCACTTGATCATTTGACAGTCAGACAGAGGGGAACTTCTAGGCCCACTTCCCCAAATGGACACTGACTTAGtttaaaaactgctttttaaTTCAGTTAACAAACACGTGCTGAGCACCTACCTGTCATGGCTCTTAATCTTGCCTGTGCATTCTGGGGAAGGTTATGGACCCTCATCAGAATAATGCACAAAACACACAGAACTAGGCTTATAAAGAAAATTCAATTATAAATTATACactaatcactttttttttttttgggagaagggttttgccctgtcacccaggctgcagtgcagtggcaccatcatggctcactgcagcctcaaactcctgggctcaggccatcctcccacctcggcctctcaaagtgttaggattacaggagtgagccacctcgcccagcctgttatcaaaatattataaagcAATTTATGAGATAGTGATGCATGTACGTCTTCGTTAACACTTCAAGCAACAAACTCTAGTGGCAGGTCTAATAA is a genomic window of Macaca mulatta isolate MMU2019108-1 chromosome 2, T2T-MMU8v2.0, whole genome shotgun sequence containing:
- the SEC13 gene encoding protein SEC13 homolog isoform X3, which gives rise to MIHDAQMDYYGTRLATCSSDRSVKIFDVRNGGQILIADLRGHEGPVWQVAWAHPMYGNILASCSYDRKVIIWREENGTWEKSHEHAGHDSSVNSVCWAPHDYGLILACGSSDGAISLLMYTGEGQWEVKKINNAHTIGCNAVSWAPAVVPGSLIDQPSGQKPNYIKRFASGGCDNLIKLWKEEEDGQWKEEQKLEAHSDWVRDVAWAPSIGLPTSTIASCSQDGRVFIWTCDDASGNTWSPKLLHKFNDVVWHVSWSITANILAVSGGDNKVTLWKESVDGQWVCISDVNKGQGSVSASVTEGQQNEQ
- the SEC13 gene encoding protein SEC13 homolog isoform X4 — encoded protein: MDYYGTRLATCSSDRSVKIFDVRNGGQILIADLRGHEGPVWQVAWAHPMYGNILASCSYDRKVIIWREENGTWEKSHEHAGHDSSVNSVCWAPHDYGLILACGSSDGAISLLMYTGEGQWEVKKINNAHTIGCNAVSWAPAVVPGSLIDQPSGQKPNYIKRFASGGCDNLIKLWKEEEDGQWKEEQKLEAHSDWVRDVAWAPSIGLPTSTIASCSQDGRVFIWTCDDASGNTWSPKLLHKFNDVVWHVSWSITANILAVSGGDNKVTLWKESVDGQWVCISDVNKGQGSVSASVTEGQQNEQ
- the SEC13 gene encoding protein SEC13 homolog isoform X2, whose product is MGKMVSVINTVDTSHEDMIHDAQMDYYGTRLATCSSDRSVKIFDVRNGGQILIADLRGHEGPVWQVAWAHPMYGNILASCSYDRKVIIWREENGTWEKSHEHAGHDSSVNSVCWAPHDYGLILACGSSDGAISLLMYTGEGQWEVKKINNAHTIGCNAVSWAPAVVPGSLIDQPSGQKPNYIKRFASGGCDNLIKLWKEEEDGQWKEEQKLEAHSDWVRDVAWAPSIGLPTSTIASCSQDGRVFIWTCDDASGNTWSPKLLHKFNDVVWHVSWSITANILAVSGGDNKVTLWKESVDGQWVCISDVNKGQGSVSASVTEGQQNEQ
- the SEC13 gene encoding protein SEC13 homolog isoform X1, whose protein sequence is MREPVLTWCVPLELLCSHPLPVSAFLKTQVKLYTYRACAGKDEMGKMVSVINTVDTSHEDMIHDAQMDYYGTRLATCSSDRSVKIFDVRNGGQILIADLRGHEGPVWQVAWAHPMYGNILASCSYDRKVIIWREENGTWEKSHEHAGHDSSVNSVCWAPHDYGLILACGSSDGAISLLMYTGEGQWEVKKINNAHTIGCNAVSWAPAVVPGSLIDQPSGQKPNYIKRFASGGCDNLIKLWKEEEDGQWKEEQKLEAHSDWVRDVAWAPSIGLPTSTIASCSQDGRVFIWTCDDASGNTWSPKLLHKFNDVVWHVSWSITANILAVSGGDNKVTLWKESVDGQWVCISDVNKGQGSVSASVTEGQQNEQ
- the SEC13 gene encoding protein SEC13 homolog; translated protein: MVSVINTVDTSHEDMIHDAQMDYYGTRLATCSSDRSVKIFDVRNGGQILIADLRGHEGPVWQVAWAHPMYGNILASCSYDRKVIIWREENGTWEKSHEHAGHDSSVNSVCWAPHDYGLILACGSSDGAISLLMYTGEGQWEVKKINNAHTIGCNAVSWAPAVVPGSLIDQPSGQKPNYIKRFASGGCDNLIKLWKEEEDGQWKEEQKLEAHSDWVRDVAWAPSIGLPTSTIASCSQDGRVFIWTCDDASGNTWSPKLLHKFNDVVWHVSWSITANILAVSGGDNKVTLWKESVDGQWVCISDVNKGQGSVSASVTEGQQNEQ